Proteins co-encoded in one Montipora capricornis isolate CH-2021 chromosome 12, ASM3666992v2, whole genome shotgun sequence genomic window:
- the LOC138027001 gene encoding 60 kDa lysophospholipase-like — MYASFLVENVMSDEKTTRSSSRKNLVTVPEQGENDDNSIPTGGVEHRAPSSGSCSETRQSFVSLSGKQTMKSSAFADASEKSVDLKGSFHAQLSRSFFQSHSLSYSSSVDGYCHPSRNRLGTVAVEDPLTHEKVVHSKVLLLYTGGALGWKVDPQGIHLDKNNLLKELKKLPMIYDTEFVDYIHDNLLDDIPEEGIEPDTLVMPVSKYGRRIFIDVLEMPESDVVVHSKDQDIHDWLKVAQQIEESYEKYHGFVILHGTDTMAYLTSALSFMFENLGKSIIFTGSQYALNDHLNDGRQNLLGAIMIAGHYVIPEVTLFFHGKLYRGNRVLKVDARRFGAFDSPNCSPLATVEAGIEVEWEELFLENQATKFRVHKRMSSRIGVLRIFPGITAEAVHAFLEPPIEGVVLETYGAGNGPDSRKDIFDEITAASQRGVIVNCTQCLYGHVVDDYSTGRALVDAGVISGNDMTVEAALTKLSYVLGHDELALEEKKKMMRTNLRGELTLHEKEKMQQFCLRDNKLVDAVASHFKVGSTEEVRFIKQALFPVLMCQAAGKGDIATMEELCGQGGVLNAAASHDGRTPLHVACLEGQLSVIRHLLGKGASPHVTDSRGQTPLHDAIRSANVAAVLLLREFGAHLGPTTMDTALEMCALAADNKVDELRAWYLAGVDFNVGDYDRRTVLHVAVCQNNIKSVKFLLECGVDLSVRDLYGFTPLRNAELLGTRKWWKYCNRTWLQRSVQEIRAVRTPLLCAELFIHWISLVPFKKPTGVFYSVLKPRGKHLVITCLSSHGGWPRKMPLKENSILLFSTEYLYKIKRTKGSSEKSLSIESTGRNQRND; from the exons ATGTATGCGTCGTTCTTGGTTGAAAATGTGATGAGCGACGAAAAGACCACACGATCAAGCTCTCGGAAAAACCTCGTTACAGTCCCAGAGCAAGGAGAGAATGACGACAACAGCATTCCAACGGGTGGCGTTGAACACCGCGCCCCATCCTCGGGCAGCTGTTCAGAAACACGACAGAGTTTCGTCTCTCTTTCAGGAAAACAAACCATGAAATCGTCTGCTTTTGCAGACGCCTCAGAGAAAAGCGTTGATCTAAAGGGTTCGTTTCATGCTCAGTTGTCACGCAGTTTTTTTCAATCCCATTCGTTAAGTTATAGCTCGTCAGTGGACGGATACTGTCATCCCTCGCGCAACAGGCTTGGCACTGTGGCAGTGGAAGATCCCCTCACTCACGAGAAAGTGGTGCACAGTAAAGTACTGTTGCTGTACACTGGTGGAGCTTTGGGATGGAAAGTGGATCCACAgg GAATCCACCTTGACAAGAATAATCTGTTAAAAGAATTGAAGAAATTGCCCATGATATATGACACTGAGTTTGTGGATTACATTCATGATAACTTACTGGATGATATCCCAGAAGAAGGAATTGAACCAGACACATTGGTTATGCC AGTGAGCAAATATGGAAGACGCATCTTTATTGATGTTCTTGAGATGCCAGAAAGTGATGTGGTAGTTCATTCCAAGGACCAAGACATtcatgattggttgaaagtcgCTCAGCAGATTGaggaaagttatgaaaaatatCACGGATTTGTTATTTTGCATGGCACCGATACCATGGCTTATCTTACTTCTGCTTTGTCATTTATGTTCGAGAATCTTGGAAAATCAATCATCTTTACTGGTTCGCAG TATGCACTCAACGATCATCTCAATGATGGAAGGCAAAATTTGTTGGGTGCAATAATGATTGCTGGTCACTATGTCATCCCTGAG gTGACTTTGTTCTTCCATGGCAAGCTTTATCGCGGAAATCGCGTATTAAAGGTAGATGCCCGCAGATTTGGGGCATTTGATTCTCCAAACTGTTCCCCTTTGGCGACTGTTGAAGCAGGCATTGAAG TGGAGTGGGAAGAGCTTTTCCTTGAAAACCAAGCCACAAAATTCAGAGTTCACAAGAGGATGAGTTCAAGAATTGGAGTGCTCAGGATCTTTCCTGGTATCACTGCAGAGGCT GTACATGCCTTCCTGGAGCCTCCCATTGAAGGGGTAGTTCTAGAGACTTACGGTGCGGGTAATGGACCTGATTCGCGAAAGGATATATTCGACGAGATAACAGCAGCATCTCAGAGAGGAGTAATTGTCAACTGCACTCAGTGTTTATACGGACATGTGGTTGATGATTATTCCACAGGAAGG GCTCTAGTTGATGCTGGAGTGATATCGGGAAACGACATGACTGTTGAAGCCGCGCTGACAAAACTTTCTTATGTTTTGGGACATGATGAGCTTGCACTTGAGGAGAAGAAAAAG ATGATGAGGACAAATTTGCGCGGTGAATTAACCTTACACGAAAAGGAGAAAATGCAGCAGTTTTGTTTGCGCGACAATAAGCTGGTTGATGCTGTGGCTTCCCATTTTAAAGTTGGTTCAACGGAG GAAGTGAGGTTCATCAAGCAAGCTTTATTTCCGGTGTTGATGTGTCAAGCGGCAGGGAAAGGTGACATAGCAACTATGGAGGAGTTGTGTGGACAG GGCGGAGTGTTAAATGCTGCAGCCAGTCACGATGGCCGAACTCCACTGCACGTCGCTTGCCTTGAGGGACAGCTGTCAGTCATACGCCATTTACTTGGCAAAGGCGCTTCGCCGCACGTCACTGACAGTCGTGGGCAAACTCCTTTACATGACGCCATTCGTAGCGCAAATGTGGCAGCTGTTTTACTCCTTAGAGAGTTTGGGGCTCACCTGGGGCCCACCACCATGGACACAGCTCTCGAAATGTGTGCCCTTGCCGCTGACAATAAGGTCGATGAATTGCGGGCGTGGTACTTGGCTGGAGTCGACTTTAATGTTGGCGATTATGATCGGCGAACAGTGTTGCATGTG GCGGTATGTCAAAATAATATcaaatcagtgaagtttcttTTGGAGTGTGGCGTAGATTTAAGTGTGCGTGATCTCTATGGCTTCACTCCGCTCAGAAACGCAGAGCTGCTGGGAACAAGGAAATGGTGGAAATACTGCAATCGCACGTGGCTACAAAGATCAGTGCAGGAAATTAGAGCAGTAAGGACTCCATTGTTGTGTGCAGAATTATTTATACACTGGATTTCTTTAGTACCTTTTAAGAAACCAACAGGAGTGTTTTATTCGGTTTTAAAACCACGAGGCAAACATCTGGTGATAACATGCTTGTCATCGCATGGCGGTTGGCCCCGGAAAATGccattgaaagaaaattctatTCTTCTATTCAGCACAGAGTATCTCTACAAAATTAAACGTACCAAGGGGTCTTCTGAAAAGTCACTTTCAATTGAATCAACTGGCAGAAACCAAAGAAACGATTAG
- the LOC138026418 gene encoding L-asparaginase-like: MPDLWLSRLTGEKTPSVSGVHHRRKSLFLLQTVTMEDNGSKEVRETRVLVLYTGGTIGMKKMDAGYQPKTGFLQSQIKRLPMLYDDEYMDNSSKGSPALDRSNKTADKTECSTVEELAMPISSHGVRVLYCIKEYCPIKDSSNMTISDWIEIALDIESHYNNYDGFVVIHGTDTMAYSVSALSFMLENLGKSVVFTGSQVPIYEQRNDGRDNLLGALVIAGHYVIPEVTLYFAGCLYRGNRSTKVSAGSFDAFDSPNLPPLVTMKVNIEVQWDAIFRSNNGLKFTVHTNMNPNIGLLRLFPGITAETVCAFLKPPMLGVVLQTYGTGNAPNNRDDLITEIKKATDHGVLIINCTQCLHGPVVDQYATGKVLVDAGVIPGSDMTPEAALTKLSYVLGKSKLSWNEKQEMIRNNLRGELTVAYTKEQFSLKDNSFISAVAYSLQVSSSQEMKHLRQALIPLLMSCATSNGNVKTMEELLSQGADVNASTDYDGRTPLHIACMEGNNEAVKFLLQHGALTQVKDRFKSSPLDDAIKFHHKEIVKILRKAGAQLMKTCIETAVALCRLAAKNRVEDLQVWQLAGADLNSCDYDKRTPLHVAVCRNNMETVAFLLENGVNPHLRDIFGSTPLDNARCYHLENIVSMLEEYSTTKEFDDLSVH, encoded by the exons CGGGGAGAAGACACCGAGCGTGAGTGGTGTTCATCACAGGCGGAAAAGTCTTTTCTTATTGCAAACAGTGACCATGGAAGACAATGGTTCCAAAGAAGTACGAGAAACACGAGTTCTAGTGTTATATACTGGAGGCACAATCGGGATGAAGAAAATGGATGCAG GTTACCAGCCGAAAACAGGATTTCTTCAATCACAGATAAAGAGACTTCCAATGTTATACGATGATGAATACATGGATAACAGTTCAAAAGGAAGTCCTGCCCTTGATAGGAGCAACAAGACTGCTGACAAGACTGAATGCTCTACAGTAGAAGAATTGGCCATGCC TATATCATCACATGGAGTTCGCGTGTTGTATTGCATCAAAGAATACTGCCCTATCAAAGACTCGTCTAATATGACTATCAGTGACTGGATTGAAATTGCCTTGGATATTGAATCCCACTACAATAATTATGATGGATTTGTAGTAATACATGGAACAGACACTATGGCATACAGTGTATCTGCTTTGTCTTTTATGCTGGAGAACCTTGGAAAGTCAGTTGTGTTCACTGGCTCACAG GTGCCGATCTATGAACAGAGGAATGATGGTCGGGATAATCTTTTAGGTGCTTTAGTCATCGCAGGGCATTATGTCATTCCCGAG GTTACTCTTTATTTTGCGGGATGCTTGTATCGTGGTAATCGCTCCACCAAAGTGAGTGCTGGGAGTTTTGATGCATTTGATTCTCCAAATCTTCCTCCTTTGGTCACTATGAAGGTTAACATTGAAG TGCAATGGGATGCAATATTTCGGTCAAACAATGGATTGAAATTCACAGTTCATACCAATATGAATCCTAACATTGGCTTGCTGAGGCTTTTTCCTGGCATCACAGCTGAAACT GTGTGTGCATTTCTCAAACCTCCAATGCTGGGTGTAGTCTTACAGACTTACGGCACTGGAAATGCTCCGAACAATCGTGATGATCTAATAACTGAGATAAAGAAAGCTACTGACCATGGTGTCTTAATTATAAACTGCACTCAATGTCTGCATGGACCTGTCGTTGACCAGTATGCTACAGGCAAA GTTTTGGTAGATGCTGGTGTTATTCCTGGTTCAGATATGACACCTGAAGCAGCACTCACAAAACTGTCATATGTACTGGGAAAAAGCAAACTGAGCTGGAATGAAAAACAAGAG atgatacgaaacaacCTAAGGGGTGAACTCACTGTGGCCTATACAAAGGAACAATTTTCGCTCAAAGACAACTCTTTTATTTCTGCTGTCGCATATTCACTGCAAGTCAGCTCAAGTCAG gaAATGAAACATTTGAGGCAAGCTCTGATACCACTGCTGATGAGTTGTGCCACAAGTAACGGAAATGTTAAAACTATGGAGGAGCTTCTTAGCCAG GGGGCTGATGTAAATGCCTCAACAGATTACGATGGTCGCACTCCGCTTCATATAGCGTGCATGGAAGGGAACAACGAGGCTGTCAAATTCCTTCTCCAACACGGCGCGTTGACTCAAGTTAAAGACAGATTCAAGTCTTCTCCTCTGGACGATGCCATCAAATTCCACCACaaagaaattgtgaaaattCTTCGCAAAGCTGGCGCACAGCTCATGAAGACATGTATAGAGACAGCTGTAGCATTGTGTCGGTTGGCAGCCAAAAATCGCGTCGAAGACTTACAAGTGTGGCAGCTCGCAGGCGCTGATTTAAACTCGTGTGATTATGACAAACGAACACCTCTACACGTG GCTGTTTGCCGAAACAATATGGAAACAGTGGCCTTCTTGTTAGAGAATGGAGTCAATCCACACCTACGAGACATTTTTGGTAGCACCCCTTTGGACAACGCCAGATGTTACCACTTAGAGAACATTGTCAGTATGTTGGAAGAATACTCCACAACAAAAGAGTTCGATGATCTCTCTGTTCATTGA